From one Lotus japonicus ecotype B-129 chromosome 3, LjGifu_v1.2 genomic stretch:
- the LOC130749196 gene encoding PHD finger protein ALFIN-LIKE 2-like encodes MASSPRTVEEIFKDYTARRDAILRALTQDVDEFYGLCDPDKENLCLYGHPNESWEVTLPAEEVPPELPEPALGINFARDGMNRRDWLSLVAVHSDSWLLSVAFYLGARLNRNERKRLFSLINDLPTVFEVVTERKPIKDKPTVDSGSKSRGGTKRSSDGQVKSSNPKFADEGYEEDEDEHSETLCGSCGGNYNADEFWIGCDVCERWYHGKCVKITPAKAESIKQYKCPSCSMKRSRP; translated from the exons ATGGCGTCCAGTCCCCGCACCGTTGAAGAGATCTTCAAGGACTACACCGCTCGCAGAGATGCCATCCTTCGTGCTTTAACTCAAG ATGTTGATGAATTCTATGGACTCTGTGATCCAG ATAAGGAGAACCTGTGCCTCTATGGACATCCAAATGAATCATGGGAGGTGACTCTGCCAGCAGAGGAGGTTCCACCTGAGCTTCCGGAGCCTGCTCTCGGAATCAATTTTGCTAGGGATGGAATGAACCGTAGGGACTGGCTTTCTCTGGTTGCCGTGCACAGTGATTCGTGGTTGCTTTCTGTGGCATTTTATCTTGGAGCTCGTCTTAACCGCAATGAAAG GAAACGGCTATTTAGCTTGATCAATGATCTTCCCACCGTTTTTGAAGTTGTCACTGAGAGGAAGCCAATAAAAGACAAGCCCACTGTAGACAGTGGAAGCAAATCTCGGGGTGGCACCAAG AGATCAAGTGATGGGCAAGTTAAAAGCAGCAACCCAAAGTTCGCAGATGAAGGTtatgaggaggatgaagatgagCATAGCGAAACCCTCTGTGGGAGCTGCGGCGGAAATTACAATGCGGATGAATTCTGGATTGGATGTGATGTGTGTGAGAGGTGGTACCATGGAAAATGTGTGAAGATTACTCCTGCAAAGGCTGAGAGCATAAAGCAGTACAAATGCCCATCATGCAGCATGAAGCGGAGCAGGCCCTAG